The segment CGATCAGCGCGGCGAGCGACCGCGGAATCTTGATCTTGGTCAGCAGTCGGACGCCCGGCTCCAGCAGGGCGCACACCATGATCGCGACGGCCATGGTGATCGTCACCATGCTGACCTTGTTCAGCAGGAAGATCAGCGCCCAGACCGCGCCGAAGATGAGCAGAAAGCTCGCAGACCACAGCGCCGCGACGCGGACGCCGAAGCTGACGTCGTCGATCGGACGGCGAGCCATCAGCCGGCCTGCTCGGCAACGGCTCGACCGGCCGCGCGTCCGGAGAAGATGCAGCCACCGAGGAAGGTGCCTTCGAGGGAGTTGTAACCGTGCACCCCGCCGCCGCCGAATCCGGCGGCCTCACCTGCGGCATACAGCCCGTCGATCGGCTCGCCCGAGGCATCGAGCACGCGTGAGCTGAGGTCGGTCTGCAGTCCGCCCAACGACTTGCGCGTGAGCACGTGCAATTTCACGCCGATGAGCGGACCGGCGGCTGGGTCGAGGATCTCGTGCGGTTTGGCGACACGGATCATCCGGTCGCCGCGGTAGCTCCGGGCACCACGCACGGCTGTCAGTTGAGCGTCCTTGGTGAACTTGTTGGCAACCTCACGGTCACGTGCGACGACCTGGCGCTCAATGTCGGCGACGTTGAGCAGGGGCTCGTCGGTGAGGCCGTTCATCTTGTCGACAAGCTCCGAAAGTGTCTGCGCCACAACGAAATCCGCACCACGCTGCTTGAACGCCTCGACCGGCCCAGGCGCACCCTTGCGCACGCGCTCGGCGAGCAGTCTGAAGTCCTTGTTGGTGATGTCGGGGTTCTGCTCGGAGCCGGAGAGCCCGAACTCCTTCTCGATGATCTTCTGGGTGACGATGAACCACGAGTGGTCGTATGCCGCAAGGTCGGGCGTCGTGCGCAGGTGCCGCAGGGTGCCGAGCGTGTCGAAGCCGGGCAGGAAGGGATACGGCAACCGCCGCCCCAGCGCGTCGAACCACATCGGCGATGGTCCCGGCAAGATCCGGATCGCGTGCTGCGGCCAGACCGGATCCCAGTTGCGCACGCCTTCGACGTAGTGCCACATGCGGTCGCGGTTGACGGTGCGTGCGCCGACGCGTTCGGTGATCTCGATCATCCGACCGTCGACGTATGCCGGAACTCCGGTGATCATCTGCCGCGGTGGCGTGCCCAGGCGCTCGGGCCACCACTTGCGGACGAGTTCGTGGTTGCCGCCGATCCCGCCGGAGGTGACGATGACGGCCTGGGCGGTCAGCGCGAAGTCATCGACCTCTTCGCGACTGCTCTCTGCTCCGCGAATCGCATTGTCCTGCAACAAGGTTCGGCCTCGGACACCAGTGACAGCGCCACCCTCACGGATCAACTCGTCGACCCGGTGACGCTCGTAGAGCTTCACCTGCCCCGTCTCCATCGCGGCGAGCGCAGCGTCGACGAACGGTTTGACCACACCGGTGCCGGTGCCCCACGTGATGTGGAATCGCGGCACCGAGTTGCCGTGCCCCTCGGCGCGACCGTCGCCGCGCTCGGCCCAGCCGACGACCGCGAGCCACCCCATGCCGCGCTCCTTCAGCCACGAACGCTTCTCGCCGGCGGCGAATTCGACGTACGCGCGCGCCCACCTGGCCGCCCACGAGTCCTCGTCGTCGAGCCGGTCGAAGGCGGCGCTGCCCTGCCAGTCCTGCCAGGCGAGCTCGACGGAATCCTTGATACCCATCCGGCGCTGCTCCGGAGAGTCGACGAAGAACAACCCACCGAACGACCACCAGGCCTGCCCGCCGAGGTTGGCGGCGCTCTCCTGATCGACGATGGCGACCTTCCTGCCAGCCGCAATCAGCTCGCCGGCAGCCACCAGACCAGCGAGTCCGGCGCCCACGACGATGGCATCTGCGTCCACGTTCAACCTCCAGGGATTTGTGGCCCCCAACCTAGTCGCCCGCACCGGAATATCAGCGGTCCATCCCACACGCGGCGGCTCTCGACGGCAGACTGGGTGCATGTCCACCCGCCTCGACGAGATCGTGGACGAGCTGTATGCCGGAGCTCCCGATGCCTTCGTGACCGCGCGCGATGCGGCCGTTCGTGCGGCGCGCCAGGACGGCGATCGTGAGCTGGCCGCTCAGGTGCGGGCGCTGCGGCGGCCTTCGGCTGCTGCGTCCCTCATCAACAAGCTGGCGCGCAGCGATGCAGATCCCGGCTTGGTGCAGCTCGCCGACCTGGGGGCGCGATTGCGCCAAGCGCAGAGCGACCTCTCGGGAGCAGAGATGAAGGCTCTCGGTGCCGAACGCAATTCGCTGGTGCGCGTCCTGGTCGACGCTGCCGTCGGCGACACCGGCGCCAGCGGTCCAGTCCGTGATCAGGTGACGGCGACGCTCACCGCGGCGGTCGCAGACCCGGCCGCCGAGCGGGCGGTGTGCAGTGGGCGACTGGTGACGGCGCTGCAGTACAGCGGGCTGGGCGAGGTCGACATCTCTGCGGCCACGGCGACGGCTCTGCCGACCTCGTCACCGACAGCCTCGGCCGCGTCGAGCAGCACGGCGGACGCCGCACTGGCACGCGAGATCCGCGCAGCGCGCACTGCGCTGGAGCGCGCACGCAGCCGTCAACACGCGGCGGAAACCGCGCGGCAGACGGCCGAACGCGTCGCCCGAGCAGCTGCCGAGGCGCTCGACGCGGCGACCGCGTCAGCCGCGAAGGCCGCCGAAGACACCGCCGCAGCGCAGACAGAACTCGCCCAGTTGCTCCAGGCGGCGGACTGACGGCCTACTTGTCGATGAGCTTCTGGCAGTAGCTGCGTAGGTTGCCCGAGTCGGTGTTGTACTGCGTCACCGAGACGGTTTGGTTCTTGAAGTAGGCGGTGGCCATGGCGTTGAGGTCGGTCGCCACCGGGCCGATGCGGGCCTTGAAGCCGGCGTCCCCGGACTGAGCGGGCAACTTTCCGAGGTTCGTCGCAGTCGTCCGGAAGTTGTTGGCGGCGGCCTTCAACTGCTTGGAGTTCTGCGTCGACACCGCGTTGTTCCAACTGGTGATGGCGGTGTTGGTGTCACCGACCGCTGTCTGGCAGGCCTTGACCGGGTCGAGTGCGACGGTGCTGCTCGACCGGGACGCCGGCAGCGGGCTCGTGCTGGACGATGAGCTTGCGCCTGCACTGGGGGATGCGCTGCTCGACATCGTCGTTGAGGTGGAGGACGGTGCCGCGGTCTTGGAACTGCTGCTGCCGCAGGCGCTCAGAGCCATGGCGCCGCAGGCGATGGCCGCAACGGCGGTCAGCCGTGTGGTGCGGGGTCTGGAGGTGCTCATCACACAACCATGCCTGCCGTCCGCATCGTGCGCCAAATCGAGCGGTACAGCTCACATGACCGCGCGCCGTCATACGTACACGAGCCGGCGACCGGCGCGATCAGCTCACGCCCGGGGTCAGCCGGCTCAGGCTGGGAGTGGCGTCGATCCACGCGAGGATCTGCTCGCTGGTCCAGTCCGGCCAGTCGAGCATCGGTGTGTGGCCGATTCCCGCGCCCTCGACATACCGCCAGTGCGGATGCCGGGCCGCCAGCGAGCGGGCAGCCTTGACGCTGACCAGCCGGTCCCGGTCGCCGTGCAGCAGGAGCACCGGCGCGAGGATCGTGTCCATCCGGCGGGCGTAGTCCCCCCGACGAGCGGTCGCGAGGAGCACCGATTTGGCCGCCGACAGGAATGCCGCATCGCCGTCGGGCACCAGTTCACGCCGCCGTCGCGCGGACTCGATGTGTGCCTCCAGCAGTCGATCACTGACACGATGTATGTCGGAGGCCACGAGGCTCAGCACCTGCCGTGCCATCACCTCGACGGGTACCTTCGCTGCACGGTCTGCCATGAACCACGGACCCAGTCGCGGCGTCGCGTAGATGCCGAAGCCGACCGCCACCAGTGGCTCGGGCAACGCACCCGGGCTGAGCGGGATCACCGGATCGACGAGAACGGCGCCGGCGACCAGCCGCTTGTCGAGCGCAGCAAGTTGGCCGGCGAGCAGCCCGCCCATCGAATTGCCCACGACGACGACGGGGCCGTCGCAGACGACATGCGCAAAGCGTTGCAGCAGAGTCAGATTCGCCGATACGACGGCCTTGCGCGGCTCCACCTGCGTCAGTCCGTGGCCGCCCAGGTCGAGCGCGACGACCCGGCCACGTTGCGCCAGGAGGGGAATCACGTCACCCCAGTTCTCCAGTGATCCACCAAGGCCGTGCACCAGCAGGAAGGTCGGCCCCTGACCCGGTCCGGCGTCGAGCACGTAGCGCACCCGCACGCCATCGATGTCGATGTACCTGTCGCGAGGCTGAGTCGTCTGGTCCAAGCTCACCTGCGCCAATCTACTGGGGCGTATCCGATGCGACGTCGATGCGGGCGAGGTTGCTGATCAGCAACCTCGCCCGCATCGAACTCCATCCTGTGGCTACCGCCCTACCGGCGCCACAACCACCGCAGGTCAGCCGCCAGTTTGCCCAGGTCCGGGCTGCCGAGGCCGGAGCCGGGGTTGTAGACGGTGCCAGGGTTGCCCGTGAAGAACATGTTGCTGCTGCTCACGCCGCTGGCGTTGATCGTCTTGAACGGTGAGGCGAAGGTGGTGGCCAAGCCGTACACCGCCGGGTTCCAGAACCCGACACGGTGCCCGACTGCCTGGTCGATGACGGCTGCGCTGCCATTCAACTGCGGCGCAACGAAGCTCGTGCCGCCCCAACCTGCCTGCAACGCCGGGCTGGCGCTGGGTTCGTACAACTGATAACCGGTGAACGGGTCGGCGTCGGCGGCGATGTCCGGCTCGGCTCGCCCGTTGCCCCTGCCGGTGACCACTGTCGGGTGGGCGTCGAAGGTCCACGCTGTCGGCTCCTGAATTCCGCCGACCGTCTTCACCGCCGTGGGAGTCAGGAAGGGCACTGCCCTGTAGCTGTTCGTCCCAGGAACGCCGCGCTGGTAACTGGGCTGCGATTCCACGGTGCTGAAACCGCCGCCGCCACCGGCGATGTTCGCCACAGCTGCTTGCGCCTCGCTCGTGCCGGTCACTTTGGCAAACGCGGGCCACAGGTAGTCCCAGCCCCAGGTGCGCGTGATCGGCTCACTGACCGCAGCAGTCTTCCCGGTCTTGGCACTGGACACCGTCCCCGACCACGGCAGCGTGGTGCCGCCTGCGGAGGTGACATACGGGCTGTCCCCAGGTGTGTCGACGGACAGGTTCGTGCTGCCCAGGTCGCCGGACGCGTCATACGCGCCGGAATCGCCGGCCGAAACGAAGGTCGCCTGGCCCTGGGCCGCCAGCTCAAGGAACGCTTCGTCGAATGCGGCTTCGTATGCCGGGGTCTCCTCGCCCGAGGCAACCGCTGACTGCACGACGGTTTCAGACTCGCCCCAACTGCTCGAGACGGATCCCGCGATGTTCTGACTGGCTGCGCTGAAGAAGGCGTCCGCAAAGCCGTTGTCGGTGTTGGGTGCCTGATAGACGATCACGTTCGCGCCAGGGGCAACTCCACCGGACTGTTCGACATCCAGATCGGTCTCGCCGCTGCCGGACGCGTCACTGGGTGCACCCGGGCCACCGTCGATGTTCTGCACGCTGACGGTGCGACCGGTCGAAGGCACACGCGCAATGTGCGACCAGAAATACTGCGGTGCGCCGGGATCCAGTGCCGCAAGGGTGACGATGCCAAGAGTCTGACCGCTGCCGTTGACGCCGGACTTCTCCAGGTTCGTCAAGCCGTATCGCTGCACGAAGTTCGACGGCAGATTGCAGTCTGCGCCGTCGCCCGGCGTCAATGTTTCGCACGACCCCGACGTACCGGCTGACTTCGACGCCGCCGGAACGTGCTGGGCGTTGGAGACGTACGGGCTGTAGTTGCTCAGTCCGAGGACCGCGAGCACGCTCCCTGCGACTTTTCGAGGCAGGCGAGGTTGGGTGCGGGGGGCATGGACCGTCTGGGCAGGCACCGCCGCCTGCCCGTCGCGCGCCCGCTGGCCCGGTACGTGGAACTCCTCCTGCGTCGTGGCCAACGCTTTGTCGAATTCACCGGCCGTGCCTGTGGCAGCGATGTCGACGTGGTCGGCATACACGGTGGTCTTGATCCCGAAAGAACTCAGGTAACTGGTCAACTCGCGGATCGTGCGGTCACTTTGCCCGTACTGCGTCGCGAACTGACGCACGTTGAGTTGGTGCCCGGCACCGC is part of the Rudaeicoccus suwonensis genome and harbors:
- a CDS encoding S53 family peptidase, coding for MRHSNTGRRTAATVAGAGCLTLAVAATLGAGTAHAATAGTNDKIAIATGTSPGAMRGADGFGNTPSNTPEAVSFVLNERNKAALEAQVERGAGHQLNVRQFATQYGQSDRTIRELTSYLSSFGIKTTVYADHVDIAATGTAGEFDKALATTQEEFHVPGQRARDGQAAVPAQTVHAPRTQPRLPRKVAGSVLAVLGLSNYSPYVSNAQHVPAASKSAGTSGSCETLTPGDGADCNLPSNFVQRYGLTNLEKSGVNGSGQTLGIVTLAALDPGAPQYFWSHIARVPSTGRTVSVQNIDGGPGAPSDASGSGETDLDVEQSGGVAPGANVIVYQAPNTDNGFADAFFSAASQNIAGSVSSSWGESETVVQSAVASGEETPAYEAAFDEAFLELAAQGQATFVSAGDSGAYDASGDLGSTNLSVDTPGDSPYVTSAGGTTLPWSGTVSSAKTGKTAAVSEPITRTWGWDYLWPAFAKVTGTSEAQAAVANIAGGGGGFSTVESQPSYQRGVPGTNSYRAVPFLTPTAVKTVGGIQEPTAWTFDAHPTVVTGRGNGRAEPDIAADADPFTGYQLYEPSASPALQAGWGGTSFVAPQLNGSAAVIDQAVGHRVGFWNPAVYGLATTFASPFKTINASGVSSSNMFFTGNPGTVYNPGSGLGSPDLGKLAADLRWLWRR
- a CDS encoding FAD-binding dehydrogenase — encoded protein: MDADAIVVGAGLAGLVAAGELIAAGRKVAIVDQESAANLGGQAWWSFGGLFFVDSPEQRRMGIKDSVELAWQDWQGSAAFDRLDDEDSWAARWARAYVEFAAGEKRSWLKERGMGWLAVVGWAERGDGRAEGHGNSVPRFHITWGTGTGVVKPFVDAALAAMETGQVKLYERHRVDELIREGGAVTGVRGRTLLQDNAIRGAESSREEVDDFALTAQAVIVTSGGIGGNHELVRKWWPERLGTPPRQMITGVPAYVDGRMIEITERVGARTVNRDRMWHYVEGVRNWDPVWPQHAIRILPGPSPMWFDALGRRLPYPFLPGFDTLGTLRHLRTTPDLAAYDHSWFIVTQKIIEKEFGLSGSEQNPDITNKDFRLLAERVRKGAPGPVEAFKQRGADFVVAQTLSELVDKMNGLTDEPLLNVADIERQVVARDREVANKFTKDAQLTAVRGARSYRGDRMIRVAKPHEILDPAAGPLIGVKLHVLTRKSLGGLQTDLSSRVLDASGEPIDGLYAAGEAAGFGGGGVHGYNSLEGTFLGGCIFSGRAAGRAVAEQAG
- a CDS encoding alpha/beta fold hydrolase, which produces MSLDQTTQPRDRYIDIDGVRVRYVLDAGPGQGPTFLLVHGLGGSLENWGDVIPLLAQRGRVVALDLGGHGLTQVEPRKAVVSANLTLLQRFAHVVCDGPVVVVGNSMGGLLAGQLAALDKRLVAGAVLVDPVIPLSPGALPEPLVAVGFGIYATPRLGPWFMADRAAKVPVEVMARQVLSLVASDIHRVSDRLLEAHIESARRRRELVPDGDAAFLSAAKSVLLATARRGDYARRMDTILAPVLLLHGDRDRLVSVKAARSLAARHPHWRYVEGAGIGHTPMLDWPDWTSEQILAWIDATPSLSRLTPGVS